In Candidatus Binatia bacterium, one genomic interval encodes:
- a CDS encoding ATP-binding protein, with protein MNRRPSGDDEARRDPQSSRPLRVLHVEDSEDDAELVRHALRRAGYDLTYRRIDSRPAMEIALAQQAWDVVLADYELPRFSGLAALLLLQNSGLDLPFLVVSGAIGEEVAVAAMKAGAQDYIMKGNLARLAPAIERELREAEVRRERRQAQEALRDEAHVSGALARVGQELISSLDTPVLLNRLCQVTTEVLECAWSHTVLWQPEEQVFVPVSGYGHTPEQWESIHVLKLPRPPLAHLLARLERDQVVNTTIRQDLSFAGVLTAYGITVILFMALRRGGEIVGIHTAAYRGRRDPFGPQQERIARGIAHLASLALTNARLVEQLERANRLKSDFVATMSHELRTPLNIVVGYNDLLLDGEFGPLTAEQIDVLRRMDKSAHGLLELINATLDLSRLEAGHVPLEVKEIILSDLVSELDAEASELRDKPNVDFVWDVAPQLPPLHTDPVKLKVVLKNLIGNAMKFTAEGRVTVGVRSRDGGVEFSVTDTGIGIAPETLPIIFEPFRQGESSMTRRFGGVGLGLHIARRLLDVLGGRITVDSEVGRGSTFRVWVPSV; from the coding sequence ATGAACAGGCGACCATCCGGCGACGATGAGGCGCGCCGCGATCCGCAGTCCTCCCGGCCGCTTCGCGTCTTGCACGTGGAGGATTCCGAGGACGATGCCGAGTTGGTGAGGCATGCGCTGCGGCGTGCTGGGTATGATCTGACGTACCGCCGCATCGACAGCCGCCCCGCCATGGAAATTGCCCTTGCCCAGCAGGCCTGGGATGTTGTGCTTGCCGACTACGAACTGCCGCGCTTCAGTGGGCTTGCCGCCTTGTTGCTGTTGCAGAACTCCGGACTCGATCTTCCCTTTCTCGTCGTGTCCGGAGCCATCGGTGAAGAAGTCGCGGTTGCGGCCATGAAGGCCGGTGCGCAAGACTACATCATGAAGGGCAACCTGGCGCGACTGGCACCCGCCATTGAGCGCGAGTTGCGCGAAGCCGAAGTACGGCGGGAACGCCGGCAGGCACAGGAGGCTCTGCGGGACGAGGCTCATGTTTCCGGCGCCTTGGCACGCGTCGGTCAGGAACTCATTTCCTCCCTCGACACCCCGGTGCTCCTCAACCGACTCTGCCAGGTCACTACGGAAGTCTTGGAGTGTGCTTGGAGTCACACGGTGCTCTGGCAGCCCGAAGAGCAGGTGTTCGTTCCGGTGTCGGGTTATGGGCATACGCCCGAGCAATGGGAGTCGATCCACGTGCTCAAGCTGCCTCGCCCACCACTCGCACATCTGTTGGCGCGGCTCGAACGTGACCAGGTCGTCAATACCACGATCCGTCAGGACCTTTCGTTTGCAGGCGTGCTCACAGCGTATGGCATTACGGTGATCCTCTTCATGGCGCTGCGCCGCGGCGGTGAAATCGTCGGGATACATACCGCGGCCTATCGTGGACGCAGGGATCCCTTTGGCCCTCAGCAGGAACGCATCGCTCGCGGGATCGCTCACCTCGCCTCGCTTGCCTTGACGAACGCACGGCTGGTCGAACAGCTGGAGCGTGCCAACCGTCTCAAGTCTGACTTTGTGGCCACCATGTCACACGAGTTACGCACCCCCCTCAATATCGTCGTGGGCTACAACGATCTCCTGCTCGATGGGGAGTTTGGCCCACTGACAGCGGAGCAAATCGATGTCTTGCGACGAATGGACAAGAGCGCCCACGGGCTGCTCGAACTCATCAACGCCACCCTCGACCTCAGCCGCCTCGAAGCGGGGCACGTCCCGCTGGAGGTGAAGGAGATCATCCTGTCCGACCTCGTCAGCGAGCTGGACGCAGAAGCCAGCGAGCTACGCGACAAACCGAATGTGGACTTTGTCTGGGATGTCGCGCCGCAACTACCGCCACTTCACACTGACCCGGTCAAGCTCAAGGTGGTGCTCAAGAACCTGATCGGGAATGCCATGAAGTTCACCGCAGAAGGTCGCGTCACTGTCGGTGTACGCAGCAGGGATGGCGGTGTGGAATTCTCAGTGACCGACACCGGCATCGGCATTGCACCGGAGACGCTGCCGATCATTTTCGAGCCGTTTCGCCAGGGTGAGTCCTCGATGACCCGCCGCTTCGGCGGGGTCGGCCTGGGACTTCACATCGCGCGTCGCCTGCTGGACGTTCTGGGCGGCAGGATCACCGTCGACAGCGAGGTCGGACGCGGCTCAACGTTCCGTGTCTGGGTGCCGTCGGTTTAG
- a CDS encoding sugar phosphate nucleotidyltransferase, translated as MTAVILAAGLGTRMGALTGNLPKPLLPLSGRPIIDHVFTGLRAAGIREVVVITGYLGEQIESHLGTGERWGLRLTYRSQTQPDGTARALLLAREAVSGGPFLLSWGDIVVEPEQYAVLVAEYGRTPCDVMLTVNATADPWRGAAVYVDSDWRVTDLIEKPPRGSSRTPWNNAGIFILTPLIFSYAEQLRPSPRGEYELPQAITAMIADGRVVRACPVRGFWSDLGTPEDLAAAERALRSAPGRV; from the coding sequence GTGACCGCCGTCATTCTTGCCGCCGGCCTAGGGACCCGTATGGGAGCGCTGACGGGCAACCTCCCGAAGCCTCTCCTCCCGTTGAGTGGCCGCCCGATCATCGACCATGTGTTCACCGGCCTGCGAGCGGCCGGCATCCGTGAGGTCGTCGTCATCACCGGATACCTGGGAGAGCAAATCGAGTCTCACCTGGGAACCGGTGAACGCTGGGGCCTCCGGCTGACCTATCGGTCTCAAACCCAGCCCGATGGCACTGCCCGGGCTTTGCTCTTGGCGCGGGAAGCTGTCAGCGGAGGTCCGTTCCTCCTTTCGTGGGGCGACATCGTGGTGGAGCCCGAGCAGTATGCGGTCCTGGTTGCGGAATATGGTCGGACACCGTGCGACGTGATGCTCACGGTCAATGCGACCGCCGATCCGTGGCGGGGCGCGGCGGTGTACGTGGACAGCGACTGGCGTGTCACTGATCTGATCGAGAAGCCTCCGCGCGGCTCCTCGCGCACCCCTTGGAACAACGCCGGCATCTTCATCCTCACGCCGCTCATCTTCAGCTACGCCGAGCAGCTGCGCCCCTCGCCACGCGGGGAGTACGAGCTGCCGCAGGCGATCACCGCGATGATTGCCGACGGCCGTGTCGTGCGCGCCTGCCCGGTGCGAGGTTTCTGGAGCGATCTCGGTACGCCGGAAGACCTGGCGGCCGCCGAGCGTGCATTGCGAAGTGCGCCGGGGAGAGTGTAG
- a CDS encoding long-chain-fatty-acid--CoA ligase, which produces MAVDDFRWELFRPRLQLPSIPYHGLLQHTVDRFPEKIATVFRSQKLTFREIDGLSNSLGRALHDLHVTKGDRVALFMTNRPEYLISFEAAAKIGAAVTPLNPAYREAEAEYQLGDSEACVVIVHEDKLPLIEAIRAKLPALKHVIIVGNERRPGTLNFYDLVRGTSADQLPPVELDVERDLIALPYSSGTTGLPKGVMLTHRNLVANAIQAAAAGRVTERDTLLIFLPFYHIYGTMLMGKAVATGATQVIMERFDPLTTLALIREHRVTLLYAVPPALLALTRVPDLKKHDLSSLRYMMSGAAPLPPEVGRRVQELTGVTVLQGYGLTEAAPITHLNPVDNPELIRLESIGWGVSEQEDKIVDIETGTQEMGIDQMGELVVRGPQVMKGYWKAPEETARALRDGWLFTGDIARKDKDGFVYILDRKKEMIKYKGFGVAPAELEALLHEHPAVADCAVVPQPDEEAGEIPKAFIVLNKGATATATDLMRFVESRVAGYKRIRAVEFIDEIPKNASGKILRRVLKQRGQGQPTSVN; this is translated from the coding sequence ATGGCTGTGGACGATTTTCGCTGGGAACTGTTTCGCCCCCGTCTCCAACTGCCGTCCATACCGTACCACGGTTTGCTCCAGCATACAGTCGATCGATTCCCGGAGAAGATTGCGACCGTCTTCCGGTCACAGAAGCTCACCTTCCGCGAGATCGACGGACTGAGCAACAGCCTGGGCCGGGCGCTACATGATCTGCATGTCACCAAGGGCGATCGCGTGGCGTTGTTCATGACCAACCGTCCCGAATACCTCATCAGTTTCGAGGCGGCCGCAAAGATCGGAGCGGCGGTGACGCCGTTGAATCCGGCATACCGGGAGGCGGAAGCGGAGTACCAGCTCGGCGACTCCGAAGCCTGCGTCGTCATCGTCCACGAAGACAAGCTCCCCCTCATCGAGGCGATTCGCGCCAAGTTGCCCGCCCTCAAACACGTGATCATCGTGGGCAACGAGCGACGGCCCGGCACCTTGAATTTCTACGATCTCGTCCGCGGAACGAGCGCAGATCAGCTGCCGCCGGTCGAGCTGGATGTCGAGCGAGACCTCATCGCCCTGCCCTACTCCAGCGGCACGACCGGCTTACCGAAGGGCGTGATGCTGACGCACCGCAATCTCGTCGCCAACGCGATCCAAGCGGCCGCGGCCGGACGCGTCACCGAGCGTGACACCCTCCTCATCTTCCTGCCCTTCTACCACATCTACGGCACCATGCTGATGGGAAAGGCAGTCGCCACGGGGGCAACGCAGGTCATCATGGAGCGTTTCGATCCGTTGACCACCCTCGCACTCATCCGCGAGCACCGCGTCACCCTGCTGTATGCCGTACCACCGGCGCTTCTGGCGTTGACCCGCGTCCCTGATCTGAAGAAGCACGACCTTTCGAGCCTGCGCTACATGATGTCCGGCGCCGCGCCCTTACCACCCGAGGTTGGCAGACGCGTACAGGAATTGACCGGGGTCACCGTCTTGCAGGGATACGGTCTGACCGAGGCAGCACCGATCACTCACCTCAACCCGGTCGACAATCCGGAGCTGATCCGTCTCGAATCGATCGGCTGGGGCGTCTCCGAGCAAGAGGACAAGATCGTCGACATCGAAACCGGCACACAGGAGATGGGCATCGATCAGATGGGTGAGCTGGTGGTGCGGGGCCCGCAGGTCATGAAGGGATACTGGAAAGCGCCGGAGGAGACGGCGCGGGCGCTGCGTGACGGCTGGCTGTTCACCGGTGACATCGCGCGCAAGGACAAAGACGGTTTCGTGTACATCCTCGATCGCAAGAAGGAGATGATCAAGTACAAGGGTTTCGGCGTCGCGCCGGCGGAATTGGAGGCCCTGTTGCATGAGCATCCCGCCGTCGCCGACTGCGCCGTCGTACCGCAACCCGATGAAGAGGCCGGAGAGATCCCGAAGGCCTTCATCGTCTTGAATAAGGGCGCAACTGCCACCGCCACCGACCTCATGCGTTTCGTGGAGAGCCGTGTCGCCGGCTACAAGCGCATCCGCGCCGTCGAGTTCATCGATGAGATTCCGAAGAACGCGTCCGGCAAGATCCTGCGCCGCGTCTTGAAGCAGCGGGGGCAAGGTCAGCCCACGTCCGTCAATTGA
- a CDS encoding DUF6285 domain-containing protein, translating to MQDRPTCAELLEAVQHFLETDAVPALDGPKKFHARVAANVLAIIRRELESEDTQLRDEWRRLGELLGISDAVPADRAELRRALRQHTKELCQRISQGDADAGEWRSAVITHVRHTVEDKLRVANPKYLSGESRG from the coding sequence ATGCAGGACCGTCCGACGTGCGCTGAACTACTCGAGGCGGTACAGCACTTTCTCGAAACAGATGCCGTGCCGGCGCTCGACGGCCCGAAAAAGTTTCACGCCCGCGTCGCCGCCAACGTGCTGGCCATCATCCGGCGTGAGCTGGAGAGTGAAGACACGCAACTGCGTGATGAGTGGCGGCGGCTTGGTGAGCTGCTCGGCATCTCGGATGCGGTGCCCGCAGACCGCGCCGAGCTGCGGCGAGCCCTGCGCCAGCACACGAAGGAGCTGTGCCAGCGGATTAGCCAGGGCGATGCCGATGCCGGTGAGTGGCGCTCCGCCGTGATAACCCACGTGCGCCACACCGTCGAGGACAAGCTGCGCGTCGCCAATCCGAAGTATCTGAGCGGTGAGTCGAGAGGCTAG
- a CDS encoding phosphotransferase family protein — MDGPEMERRLAAFIARQLGVETVTVSNLRRLPGGASREIWSLDLSYVRDGERAFLPLVLRRDPPSHPAQSARRDEFLLLQAAHAEGVPVPKVYWMADDTETLGAPCFLMDLVEGETIARRLLRDDAYARARQVMTGQLGRILAKVHRIDPVKHGLAFLTGASADGTPAEGELDRYEQIYRFISPDPHPAFELAIRWLRHRLPRDGERTVVHGDYRIGNVIFGPEGVRAILDWELAHVGDPMEDLGWICVRSWRFGSDDKPVGGIGRRDEFFRAYEAGGGSRVDPERVRFWEVLGNLKWAIICIMQAKTYLDGHSKSVELASLGRRSAEMELELLNLIETEGA, encoded by the coding sequence ATGGATGGGCCCGAGATGGAGCGCCGCCTGGCCGCCTTCATTGCCCGGCAGCTTGGGGTGGAGACGGTTACGGTCTCCAATCTGCGGCGCCTGCCGGGCGGCGCCTCTCGTGAAATCTGGTCGCTCGACCTGAGCTACGTTCGGGATGGAGAGCGCGCGTTCTTGCCCCTGGTTCTGCGCCGCGACCCACCCTCTCACCCGGCGCAAAGCGCTCGCCGCGACGAATTCCTCCTGCTGCAGGCGGCGCACGCCGAGGGCGTTCCGGTGCCGAAGGTGTACTGGATGGCTGATGATACAGAGACGCTCGGCGCGCCGTGTTTTCTGATGGATCTCGTCGAAGGGGAAACCATCGCGCGGCGCCTGCTGCGCGATGATGCCTACGCCCGGGCGCGTCAGGTCATGACGGGACAGTTGGGACGCATCCTGGCGAAGGTCCACCGTATTGATCCCGTCAAGCACGGTCTTGCGTTTCTCACCGGAGCGTCAGCTGACGGCACGCCGGCCGAGGGTGAGCTCGACCGATACGAGCAGATATATCGCTTCATTTCACCCGACCCGCACCCGGCGTTCGAATTGGCGATCCGCTGGCTGCGTCACCGGCTGCCGCGCGACGGCGAGCGCACGGTGGTCCATGGCGACTACCGCATCGGCAACGTCATCTTCGGTCCCGAAGGAGTGCGTGCCATTCTCGACTGGGAGCTGGCGCATGTCGGTGATCCGATGGAAGACCTGGGCTGGATCTGCGTGCGTTCCTGGCGTTTCGGTAGTGACGACAAGCCGGTGGGCGGCATCGGCAGGCGCGATGAATTCTTTCGCGCCTATGAAGCAGGCGGCGGCTCCAGGGTTGATCCCGAGCGTGTGCGGTTCTGGGAGGTGCTCGGCAACCTCAAATGGGCCATCATCTGTATCATGCAGGCCAAGACCTATCTCGACGGCCATTCGAAGAGCGTCGAACTCGCCAGCCTCGGGCGGCGCTCGGCCGAGATGGAACTGGAGCTGTTGAACCTTATCGAGACTGAGGGAGCGTGA
- a CDS encoding glycoside hydrolase family 3 N-terminal domain-containing protein yields MSSEQALYLDPRQPLEARVKDLLSRMTLDEKLAQMGGVWSSSLLDQHGAFSTAQAAEKLAHGIGHITRIGGATVLGPADSARLANAIQRFLVEHTRLRIPAIIHEESCAGYVARGATCFPQAIGLASTWEPELIEEMTRVIRTQMRAVGAHHALAPVLDVARDPRWGRTEETFGEDPYVISQMGVAYIRGLQGSDLAHGIVATGKHFVGYAASEGGMNWAPAHIPKRELLEIYVTPFAAAITEAKLASVMNAYHEIDGVPLGCSKELLVDLLRGELGFDGVVVTDYFTIPMLLSYHGIARDESDAARQALEAGLDVELPASHCYGEPLRQALAAGTVDMALVDAAVSRLLRMKMQLGLFEQPYVDPAVAEAVFDTSAQRALAYRIAQKSIVLLKNDGNLLPLKKSLTSIAVIGPSADSVRLLQGDYHYPAHLEPTLGAIKETDPSPRADGSVNLAQYFVCMTSVLQGIKGKVSPRTTVHAAPGCDVLGGSTQGFAEAIDAARKAQVAVVVVGDRSGLVDGCTSGESIDRAQLGLPGVQQALVEAVVATGTPVVVVLINGRPLALPWIAEHVPAVLDAWLPGEEGGTAVADVLFGDYNPAGRLPISLPVTVGQVPVYYNHKPSGGRTNWKGDYLGTSSQPLFPFGHGLSFTRFEYRNIEIYPQQVEATGSVRIGVTVANAGGCAGDEVVQLYVHDAAASVTRPVKELKGFKRVELGPGQQKTVSFDLAVSQLGFYDRGMRFMVEPGTIEVMIGSSSADIRLGSTFEIIGEPADVRPIRRYSTPARAE; encoded by the coding sequence GTGAGTAGCGAACAAGCGCTCTATCTGGATCCCCGGCAGCCGTTGGAGGCACGGGTCAAGGACCTGCTCTCCCGCATGACGCTGGATGAGAAACTGGCGCAGATGGGCGGCGTCTGGTCGAGCAGCTTGCTGGACCAGCACGGCGCCTTCTCCACTGCCCAGGCCGCCGAGAAGCTGGCTCACGGCATCGGCCACATCACGCGCATCGGCGGGGCGACGGTGCTCGGACCCGCCGACAGCGCTAGGTTAGCCAATGCCATCCAGCGGTTCTTGGTCGAGCACACCCGGCTGCGCATCCCGGCGATCATTCACGAGGAGAGCTGTGCCGGATACGTGGCCCGCGGTGCCACGTGCTTCCCGCAGGCGATCGGTCTGGCGAGCACCTGGGAACCGGAGCTGATCGAGGAGATGACGCGCGTCATCCGCACCCAGATGCGAGCTGTGGGCGCGCATCACGCCCTGGCTCCGGTGCTGGATGTGGCGCGCGATCCGCGCTGGGGCCGGACCGAGGAGACGTTTGGCGAGGACCCGTACGTGATCTCGCAGATGGGGGTTGCCTACATCCGCGGGCTGCAAGGGTCCGATCTCGCCCACGGCATCGTGGCCACCGGTAAACACTTCGTCGGCTACGCTGCGTCCGAGGGCGGTATGAACTGGGCCCCGGCGCACATTCCGAAGCGCGAGTTGCTGGAGATCTACGTGACCCCTTTCGCCGCAGCGATCACGGAAGCCAAGCTGGCCTCGGTGATGAACGCTTACCACGAGATCGACGGCGTGCCGCTCGGCTGCTCCAAGGAACTGCTGGTTGACCTCTTGCGCGGCGAACTGGGTTTCGATGGTGTCGTGGTGACGGATTACTTCACCATCCCGATGCTCCTCAGTTATCACGGCATCGCCCGCGACGAGAGCGATGCCGCCCGGCAGGCTCTGGAAGCCGGGCTGGATGTCGAGTTGCCGGCCAGCCACTGTTACGGCGAACCGCTCCGTCAGGCGCTCGCAGCCGGGACCGTAGACATGGCACTCGTGGACGCGGCGGTGAGCCGGCTGCTCAGGATGAAGATGCAACTCGGCCTGTTCGAGCAGCCGTATGTCGACCCTGCCGTAGCGGAGGCTGTCTTCGATACGTCCGCGCAGCGCGCCCTGGCGTACCGCATCGCACAGAAGTCGATCGTGTTGCTGAAGAATGACGGCAATCTGTTGCCGCTCAAGAAGTCCCTCACGTCCATCGCGGTCATTGGCCCCAGTGCGGACAGCGTCCGCCTTCTGCAAGGCGACTATCACTATCCTGCCCATCTCGAACCCACATTAGGAGCGATCAAGGAAACGGACCCGTCTCCGCGTGCGGACGGCAGCGTGAATCTCGCTCAGTACTTCGTGTGCATGACGAGTGTGTTGCAGGGAATCAAGGGGAAGGTGTCACCGCGGACGACCGTGCACGCAGCCCCGGGTTGCGACGTTCTCGGCGGCTCCACGCAAGGCTTTGCCGAGGCGATCGATGCGGCGCGAAAAGCCCAGGTCGCGGTTGTGGTGGTGGGAGACAGGTCCGGTCTCGTCGATGGCTGTACCAGCGGTGAGTCGATCGATCGTGCCCAGCTGGGGCTGCCAGGAGTGCAGCAGGCTTTGGTCGAGGCGGTTGTTGCGACCGGGACACCCGTGGTTGTGGTGCTGATCAACGGCCGCCCGCTAGCGCTGCCATGGATTGCGGAGCATGTTCCCGCCGTGCTCGACGCGTGGCTGCCGGGAGAAGAAGGTGGGACCGCCGTTGCCGACGTGTTGTTCGGTGACTACAACCCGGCGGGCCGGTTGCCGATCTCGCTGCCGGTAACGGTCGGCCAGGTTCCCGTCTACTACAATCACAAGCCGTCCGGAGGCCGCACGAACTGGAAAGGAGATTACCTCGGCACCAGCAGCCAGCCGTTGTTCCCCTTCGGGCACGGACTGAGCTTCACCCGCTTCGAGTATCGCAACATCGAGATCTACCCGCAGCAGGTGGAGGCTACCGGCAGCGTGAGGATTGGCGTCACCGTTGCCAACGCCGGTGGCTGCGCCGGTGACGAGGTGGTCCAGCTCTACGTTCACGATGCGGCGGCAAGCGTGACCCGCCCGGTCAAAGAGTTGAAGGGATTCAAGCGCGTCGAATTGGGACCCGGCCAGCAGAAGACCGTGAGTTTCGACCTTGCCGTCAGTCAGCTCGGGTTCTACGACCGCGGCATGAGGTTCATGGTTGAGCCGGGGACGATCGAGGTGATGATCGGGAGTTCCTCGGCGGACATTCGGCTTGGGAGCACCTTCGAGATCATCGGTGAACCGGCCGATGTGCGGCCGATCAGGAGATACTCCACCCCGGCACGCGCCGAGTGA
- a CDS encoding sulfite exporter TauE/SafE family protein, with product MVAVWMILVGALAGVLSGILGVGGGIIVIPLLVHFFRMSQHQAQGTSLAMLLPPIGILAFLGYYRAGHVNLAWAMFICLGFVFGAGAGGYVAQYISDPWLRRVFAVFFIFIGTRMLIWP from the coding sequence ATGGTAGCCGTGTGGATGATCTTGGTTGGGGCACTCGCCGGTGTGCTGTCGGGCATTCTTGGAGTGGGTGGCGGAATCATCGTCATTCCACTGCTGGTCCACTTCTTCCGCATGTCACAGCACCAAGCGCAGGGGACCTCGCTGGCGATGCTGTTGCCACCCATCGGCATCTTGGCGTTTCTGGGGTACTACCGAGCCGGCCATGTCAATCTGGCGTGGGCGATGTTCATCTGCCTCGGGTTCGTCTTCGGCGCCGGCGCGGGTGGGTACGTCGCCCAATACATTTCTGATCCCTGGCTGCGGCGCGTTTTCGCCGTGTTCTTCATCTTCATCGGCACGCGCATGTTGATCTGGCCGTGA
- a CDS encoding alcohol dehydrogenase catalytic domain-containing protein codes for MADHPRPVPAAGMALVRVSIAGICNTDLEITKGYMGFRGILGHEFVGMVEDGPAEWRNRRVVGEINFACGNCAMCGRGFQRHCPHRRVMGILGADGAFAELVAVPVANLHLVPDAVADDAAVFTEPLAAAFEILEQVPLRPGLDAIVLGDGKLGLLVAQVLHQAGARVLAVGKHDDKLAILRERGITTRTVQNWTGAAADLVVEATGSAIGFAIAVKAARPRATLVLKSTSAEQPRVNLAPLVINEITVIGSRCGSFPPALHALEAGSIDVQSLIAARFPLRDGVRALQAAASPGVLKVLLQISPES; via the coding sequence GTGGCGGATCATCCGCGACCTGTGCCCGCTGCGGGCATGGCGCTCGTGCGCGTCAGTATCGCGGGCATCTGCAACACCGACCTCGAAATCACCAAGGGCTACATGGGCTTTCGCGGCATACTCGGCCACGAGTTCGTCGGCATGGTCGAAGACGGCCCGGCCGAGTGGCGCAACAGGCGGGTGGTCGGTGAGATCAACTTCGCTTGCGGGAATTGCGCCATGTGCGGGCGCGGGTTTCAGCGCCACTGTCCGCATCGGCGGGTGATGGGGATCCTGGGAGCGGATGGCGCCTTCGCCGAGTTGGTCGCCGTCCCGGTGGCCAATCTCCACCTTGTCCCCGATGCAGTTGCGGATGACGCGGCAGTGTTCACCGAACCGCTTGCCGCCGCGTTTGAAATTCTCGAGCAGGTGCCATTACGGCCCGGCCTCGACGCCATCGTGCTCGGCGACGGCAAGTTGGGTTTGCTCGTCGCTCAGGTACTGCATCAGGCGGGTGCACGGGTACTGGCGGTGGGCAAACACGACGATAAGCTCGCCATCCTCCGGGAACGTGGCATCACCACGCGCACCGTCCAGAACTGGACCGGCGCGGCCGCTGATCTGGTGGTGGAAGCCACCGGCTCGGCCATCGGTTTTGCAATCGCCGTGAAGGCCGCCCGCCCGCGCGCAACGCTGGTGCTGAAAAGCACTTCCGCGGAGCAGCCTCGAGTCAACCTTGCACCCCTGGTGATCAACGAGATCACCGTGATCGGCTCGCGTTGCGGAAGTTTTCCTCCGGCACTGCATGCTTTGGAAGCTGGCAGCATCGACGTGCAATCATTGATCGCGGCCCGGTTCCCGCTGCGTGATGGCGTGCGGGCACTACAGGCCGCCGCGTCGCCCGGCGTACTGAAGGTGCTGCTGCAGATCAGTCCTGAGTCCTGA
- the galK gene encoding galactokinase, whose translation MTSETESPEAHRISRLVAQFARQMGRAAAFVVRAPGRVNLLGEHTDYNGLPVLPMAIDRSIVAVGAPRTDGVVSLASTAAQFGSRRYELCEHIPPFGDGDWGNYSKAAAQGLIRDCGGTLPRGADLLIDGNIPSGAGLSSSSALVVANALALLAANGVEIPYVKLAELLPVAERYVGTLSGGMDQATSLLAQQGRALRIDFFPLRVRTVPLPPGYSIVVCHSLVQAEKSGTARRGYNLRVIECRLACRLLERALGTALPRPLQTLGDLVTLFPGRRLEEFVSYVSAQVPDCPLPLSQIAAVIGTSPERLRNECQITSDMGDQFTLLRRLRHVMSEAGRVNEAEEALRAGDALGFGRLMDASHGSCRDDYEISCPELEDLVQIAKEGGAVGARLTGAGFGGCAVNLVADGEVNSLLVRVDRLFYRPSLGRAGDLRDYRFIFKPQAGAEVWRC comes from the coding sequence ATGACTAGCGAGACTGAATCTCCCGAAGCGCACCGTATCAGCCGGCTGGTGGCGCAGTTCGCCCGGCAGATGGGCCGGGCAGCCGCATTTGTTGTCCGTGCCCCTGGGCGCGTCAATCTGCTGGGTGAGCATACGGACTACAACGGGCTTCCGGTGCTGCCCATGGCGATCGATCGCAGCATTGTGGCCGTGGGTGCGCCACGTACGGATGGGGTGGTGAGCCTGGCCAGCACGGCGGCGCAATTCGGCTCCCGTCGCTACGAGCTGTGCGAGCACATCCCGCCGTTCGGTGACGGCGATTGGGGCAACTACTCGAAGGCGGCCGCGCAGGGGTTGATACGAGACTGCGGTGGGACACTGCCCCGCGGTGCCGATCTGCTGATCGACGGCAACATTCCTAGCGGCGCCGGGCTGTCGTCATCGTCGGCCTTGGTGGTAGCGAACGCCCTGGCGCTGCTTGCTGCCAACGGGGTCGAGATCCCGTACGTCAAGCTCGCCGAGTTACTGCCCGTGGCGGAGCGGTACGTCGGGACACTGAGTGGGGGCATGGACCAGGCCACCAGTCTGCTGGCACAGCAAGGGCGTGCGCTGCGCATTGATTTCTTTCCGCTCCGCGTGCGTACGGTGCCGCTGCCGCCGGGCTACAGCATCGTGGTGTGCCACAGCCTGGTGCAGGCGGAGAAGTCCGGGACCGCCCGGCGTGGATACAATCTTCGAGTGATTGAGTGTCGGCTTGCCTGTCGCCTGCTGGAGCGCGCTCTCGGAACTGCTTTGCCGCGTCCGTTGCAAACACTGGGCGACTTGGTGACGTTGTTCCCGGGACGCCGGCTGGAGGAGTTCGTTTCCTATGTCAGTGCGCAGGTGCCGGACTGCCCGCTGCCGCTGTCGCAGATTGCCGCGGTCATCGGTACGTCCCCGGAACGCCTGCGCAACGAGTGTCAGATCACCTCCGATATGGGCGATCAATTCACCCTGCTGCGCCGCCTGCGGCACGTCATGTCCGAGGCCGGCCGGGTGAATGAAGCGGAGGAGGCCCTGCGTGCTGGCGACGCGCTGGGGTTCGGCCGCCTGATGGATGCGTCGCACGGCAGCTGCCGTGATGATTACGAGATCAGTTGTCCGGAACTGGAGGATCTGGTCCAGATCGCCAAGGAGGGAGGGGCGGTTGGCGCGCGGCTCACCGGCGCCGGATTCGGCGGCTGCGCGGTGAATCTGGTCGCAGACGGGGAGGTGAATTCGTTGCTGGTGCGTGTGGACCGCTTGTTCTACCGCCCGTCGCTAGGCAGGGCGGGTGACCTGCGGGACTACCGGTTCATCTTCAAGCCCCAGGCCGGCGCCGAGGTCTGGCGCTGCTGA